Proteins co-encoded in one Flavobacterium fluviale genomic window:
- the ybeY gene encoding rRNA maturation RNase YbeY, with product MINFNYETDFTLGDEQAFSDWLSAVIVSENKNEGEINYIFCDDEYLHKINVEYLDHDTLTDIISFDYTVGNELNGDIFVSVERVADNAKDFNVSFADELKRVLSHGILHYCGYKDKSDEDAQLMRAKEEEKMKMFHVEQ from the coding sequence ATGATAAATTTTAATTACGAAACAGATTTTACTTTAGGAGACGAGCAGGCTTTTAGTGATTGGCTAAGTGCTGTAATTGTTTCTGAAAATAAGAATGAAGGCGAAATCAACTATATATTTTGTGATGATGAATATCTACATAAGATCAATGTTGAATATCTAGATCACGATACACTTACAGATATTATTAGTTTTGATTATACTGTTGGTAACGAGTTGAATGGCGATATTTTTGTATCTGTAGAACGTGTTGCAGATAATGCTAAAGACTTTAATGTCTCATTTGCTGATGAACTTAAAAGAGTGCTATCTCATGGTATACTACATTACTGTGGATATAAAGATAAATCAGATGAAGATGCTCAATTAATGAGAGCAAAGGAAGAAGAGAAGATGAAGATGTTTCACGTGGAACAGTAG
- a CDS encoding collagen-like domain-containing protein, translated as MKTTSAIYQKLEAFIKKYYTNELIKGMLLFTGFGLLYFLFTLFVEYFLWLKPLGRTFLFWLFIAVEVFLLVRLIIFPLFKLFKLQKGIDYTQASKIIGNHFTEVSDKLTNFLQLSADNNAESSELVLASIEQKANSLQPIPFGNAINFKANKKYLPLALVPVLLFAVFYISGNSNIISQSLNRVVHFNSAFLPPAPFKFVVLNSNLQAEQNKDFMIKMESVGNIVPENVMIHIGDESYFMESSQPGKFEFKVEKPAEDISFSFEGNNVTSQEYELKVITVPSIANFEMVLNFPSYLKKKSETIQGIGNAIVPEGTTVTWKMNTKSTQEIVWKRDNEVFRFNKIENDFKLAKNISQNTEYQILTSNDKVKNYEKLDYQLSVIKDQYPTINVGPAPDSLKLDKNYILGRLGDDYGLSKLQIVYYERNKPQSAKRGNIPVKAGVFDQFVFNFPSNLPVEEGVSYEYYFEVFDNDAPHGFKSTKSSTFSDRVATTDEIRDQELQQQNQNINSLSKSLKNQNKQISEMDKLQNTGKEKNNLEFKDQQKINDFIKRQKQQDEMMKQFSEKMNQNLDKFKSDKKDKTADDLQKRLDNAEKDLEKNQKLLDELKNLNDKLNSEELFDKMEKFKQISKNQSRNLEQLVELTKRFYVSKKAEQVAEKLNKLSEQQEQLSNKEKENTKEKQDEINKSFDKIQEDLKDLKEENKTLKKPLDIPSDASKEKDVDNDLQKASEELSKKNTSSAKPKQKSAAKKMKSMAQEMQSEMEGGEQEQMEEDVAMLRQILDNLLAYSLSQEDVMKQFKAMKLGSSTFTKNIKIQQNLKQQFRHVDDSLFALSLRNPKVAEDVTKEIGNVQYNMDKAIETLTDVQIPRGVSHQQYAVSSANKLADFLSDLLNNMQMSMSKPGAGKPKPGDGQGMQLPDIIQKQKGLADKMKEGMKPGQKPGDKPGEGQDGKSGQGQNGQGKEGQGKEGQGKEGQGKEGQGNKSGDKGSSGKDGKNGKGEKNGNDGEDGEGDAEAIMEIYKEQVKLREALQKELAKKGLDAQGKSIIDQMKQSEKQILNKGFKNENLQRILNIQQELWKLNNAVQQQGQDTQRQSETNKAEFTNRSNALPSSLLEYLNSVEILNRQSLPLRSNFNQKVQEYFNTK; from the coding sequence TTGAAAACAACATCTGCTATATATCAGAAGCTCGAGGCTTTCATTAAGAAATATTATACCAACGAACTGATAAAGGGAATGCTTCTTTTTACTGGTTTTGGTTTATTGTATTTTTTATTTACGCTTTTCGTAGAGTACTTTCTATGGTTAAAACCTTTAGGAAGAACTTTTCTATTCTGGTTATTTATTGCAGTTGAAGTTTTCCTTCTGGTTCGATTAATTATTTTCCCTTTGTTTAAATTATTTAAACTTCAAAAAGGAATAGATTATACGCAGGCTTCAAAAATTATTGGAAATCATTTCACAGAAGTAAGTGATAAACTAACTAACTTTTTACAATTATCAGCTGATAATAATGCTGAAAGTTCTGAATTGGTTTTGGCTTCGATAGAACAAAAAGCAAATTCTTTACAGCCAATTCCTTTTGGAAATGCCATTAATTTTAAAGCCAATAAAAAATATCTGCCATTGGCTTTGGTTCCAGTTTTGCTTTTTGCAGTATTTTATATTTCTGGAAATAGTAATATTATTTCTCAAAGTTTGAATAGAGTAGTGCATTTCAATTCTGCATTTTTACCACCAGCTCCTTTTAAATTTGTGGTTTTAAATTCTAATTTACAAGCAGAACAAAACAAAGATTTTATGATCAAAATGGAATCTGTTGGAAATATTGTTCCAGAAAATGTAATGATCCATATTGGTGATGAAAGTTATTTTATGGAATCTTCTCAACCTGGAAAATTTGAATTTAAAGTTGAAAAACCAGCAGAAGATATTAGCTTTTCTTTTGAAGGAAATAATGTTACTTCTCAAGAATATGAATTGAAAGTTATTACAGTTCCATCTATTGCAAACTTCGAAATGGTTTTAAATTTTCCTTCTTACTTAAAGAAAAAATCTGAGACCATTCAAGGCATCGGAAATGCAATTGTGCCTGAAGGAACAACGGTAACTTGGAAAATGAATACCAAATCGACTCAAGAAATTGTATGGAAAAGAGATAATGAAGTTTTTAGATTTAATAAGATAGAAAATGACTTTAAATTGGCTAAAAATATTAGTCAAAATACAGAATATCAAATTCTTACGTCTAATGATAAGGTTAAAAACTACGAGAAATTAGACTATCAGCTGTCTGTAATAAAAGATCAATATCCAACCATCAATGTTGGTCCAGCACCAGACAGTTTAAAGCTGGATAAGAACTATATTTTAGGAAGATTAGGTGATGATTACGGACTTTCAAAACTACAAATTGTATACTACGAACGTAACAAACCTCAGTCTGCTAAGCGTGGAAACATCCCTGTAAAGGCTGGTGTATTCGATCAGTTTGTTTTTAATTTTCCAAGTAACCTTCCGGTAGAAGAAGGAGTTTCATATGAATACTATTTTGAAGTTTTTGATAACGATGCACCGCATGGTTTTAAGAGTACAAAGTCTTCAACGTTTTCAGATCGTGTAGCTACGACAGATGAAATTCGAGATCAAGAATTGCAACAGCAAAATCAAAATATTAATAGTTTATCTAAATCTTTGAAGAATCAAAACAAGCAGATTTCAGAAATGGATAAGCTTCAAAATACAGGTAAAGAAAAGAATAATTTAGAGTTTAAAGATCAGCAAAAGATCAATGATTTTATCAAACGTCAGAAACAGCAAGACGAAATGATGAAACAGTTTTCTGAAAAAATGAATCAGAACTTAGATAAATTCAAGTCTGATAAAAAAGATAAGACAGCTGATGATTTACAAAAACGTTTGGATAATGCTGAGAAAGATTTAGAAAAGAATCAGAAGTTATTAGACGAATTGAAGAACTTAAACGATAAATTAAACAGTGAAGAACTGTTTGATAAAATGGAAAAGTTCAAACAAATCAGCAAAAACCAATCTCGTAATTTAGAACAATTGGTTGAGTTGACCAAGCGTTTTTATGTTTCTAAGAAAGCAGAACAAGTTGCTGAAAAACTAAATAAACTGTCAGAACAACAGGAACAGTTATCTAATAAAGAGAAAGAAAATACAAAAGAGAAGCAAGATGAAATCAATAAATCTTTTGATAAGATTCAAGAAGATTTAAAAGATTTGAAGGAGGAAAACAAGACTTTAAAGAAACCTTTGGATATTCCATCTGATGCTTCAAAAGAGAAAGATGTAGATAATGATCTTCAAAAAGCTTCAGAAGAATTAAGCAAAAAGAATACTTCTTCGGCTAAACCAAAACAGAAAAGCGCTGCAAAGAAAATGAAAAGCATGGCTCAGGAAATGCAGAGCGAAATGGAAGGTGGCGAGCAAGAACAGATGGAAGAAGATGTAGCAATGCTTCGTCAGATTCTAGACAACCTTTTAGCTTATTCTTTATCGCAAGAAGATGTGATGAAACAGTTTAAAGCAATGAAATTGGGTTCTTCTACATTCACAAAAAACATTAAAATTCAACAGAATTTAAAACAACAATTCCGTCATGTTGATGATAGTTTGTTTGCACTTTCATTACGTAATCCAAAAGTTGCTGAGGATGTAACCAAAGAAATCGGAAACGTACAATACAATATGGACAAGGCTATAGAAACTTTAACCGATGTTCAAATTCCAAGAGGAGTTTCACACCAGCAATATGCAGTTTCATCTGCGAATAAGTTAGCTGATTTTTTAAGTGATTTATTGAATAATATGCAGATGTCTATGTCTAAACCGGGTGCAGGAAAACCTAAACCAGGAGATGGTCAAGGGATGCAGTTGCCAGATATTATTCAGAAACAAAAAGGTCTTGCTGATAAAATGAAGGAGGGAATGAAACCAGGTCAAAAGCCTGGTGATAAACCTGGAGAAGGTCAAGATGGAAAATCTGGACAAGGACAAAATGGACAAGGTAAAGAGGGACAGGGTAAAGAGGGACAGGGTAAAGAGGGACAGGGTAAAGAAGGACAAGGTAACAAAAGTGGAGATAAAGGTTCTTCTGGTAAAGATGGGAAGAATGGAAAAGGTGAGAAAAATGGTAATGATGGTGAAGACGGAGAAGGAGATGCAGAAGCTATTATGGAGATATACAAAGAACAAGTTAAACTTCGTGAAGCCTTGCAAAAAGAATTAGCAAAGAAAGGTTTGGATGCTCAAGGAAAATCTATAATAGATCAAATGAAACAATCTGAAAAGCAGATTTTAAACAAAGGATTTAAGAATGAGAACCTGCAACGTATACTAAATATCCAACAAGAATTATGGAAATTAAACAACGCTGTTCAGCAACAAGGGCAAGATACACAAAGACAATCTGAAACTAATAAGGCTGAATTTACTAATCGTTCAAATGCTTTGCCAAGTTCATTATTGGAATATTTAAACAGCGTTGAGATATTAAACAGACAATCACTACCTTTGCGCTCGAATTTTAATCAAAAAGTTCAAGAATACTTTAATACAAAATGA
- a CDS encoding OmpH family outer membrane protein — MKKALVIIALSVFAVSCNKTAEVKEVKTAYVDTSVLMKEYTEAKDLEAKYKAQAEEKGRQLQAEISRFKQDAANFQSQAQANGQAWAQQRGAELQKREQQLGYAQQALAQQLQQESGVEMDSLVSGVKKFIKEYGKKNGYSYIYGTGDAATVLYAEEKYDITKQIIKELNDKYKAEPKSDAKPAAETKEGEAKK, encoded by the coding sequence ATGAAAAAAGCATTAGTTATTATCGCACTTTCAGTTTTCGCAGTTTCTTGTAACAAAACAGCAGAGGTAAAGGAAGTAAAAACAGCTTACGTGGATACTTCGGTTTTGATGAAAGAGTACACTGAGGCAAAAGATTTAGAAGCAAAATACAAAGCTCAAGCGGAAGAAAAAGGAAGACAATTACAAGCTGAAATTTCACGTTTTAAACAAGACGCTGCTAATTTTCAAAGTCAAGCGCAGGCTAATGGTCAAGCATGGGCACAGCAAAGAGGTGCTGAATTGCAAAAAAGAGAGCAGCAATTAGGATACGCTCAACAAGCATTGGCACAGCAATTACAACAAGAAAGTGGTGTAGAAATGGATTCTCTTGTTAGTGGAGTTAAAAAATTCATTAAAGAATACGGAAAGAAAAACGGTTACTCTTACATCTACGGAACGGGAGATGCTGCAACAGTTTTATATGCTGAAGAAAAATACGATATCACAAAACAAATTATCAAAGAATTAAATGATAAGTATAAAGCAGAGCCTAAGTCAGATGCAAAACCAGCAGCTGAAACTAAAGAAGGCGAAGCAAAAAAATAA
- the mnmG gene encoding tRNA uridine-5-carboxymethylaminomethyl(34) synthesis enzyme MnmG, with translation MFLEEYDVIVVGAGHAGSEAAAAAANLGSKTLLVTMSLQNIAQMSCNPAMGGIAKGQIVREIDALGGYSGIVSDKTAIQFKMLNKSKGPAMWSPRVQSDRMRFAEEWRMMLEATPNLDFYQEMVKGLIIEDGRIKGIRTSLGVEIRSKSVVLTNGTFLNGLIHIGEKQFGGGRAGESAATGITEDLIKAGFEAGRMKTGTPPRVDGRSLDYSKMNEEKGDAKPAKFSYSDVTAPLTHQRSCHMTYTSLNVHDILREGFDRSPMFNGRIKSLGPRYCPSIEDKINRFADKERHQLFVEPEGWNTCEVYVNGFSTSLPEDIQFKALSSVAGFEKVKFFRPGYAIEYDFFPPTQLKHTLETKLVEGLYFAGQINGTTGYEEAASQGLMAGINAHLKVHEKDPLILKRDEAYIGVLIDDLITKGTEEPYRMFTSRAEYRTLLRQDNADFRLTPMSYEIGLASEDRLRRMERKLNESEKMVSFFKETSVSVAETNPILEAKESAPITQGDKMFKIFSRPQVELEDMVKFEKVEDYIRENDLDEEIVEQAVIQVKYSGYIEKERNNADKLNRLEEVKIPENFDYNKIKSMSIEAKQKLSKIRPVTISQASRISGVSPSDISVLLIYMGR, from the coding sequence ATGTTTTTAGAAGAATACGATGTTATTGTGGTGGGTGCAGGCCATGCTGGTTCTGAAGCTGCGGCTGCGGCTGCAAATTTGGGATCGAAAACTTTATTGGTTACAATGAGTTTACAGAACATAGCACAGATGTCTTGTAATCCTGCGATGGGCGGAATTGCAAAAGGACAGATCGTTCGAGAAATTGATGCGCTTGGAGGATATTCAGGAATTGTTTCAGATAAGACTGCAATTCAGTTCAAGATGCTGAACAAATCGAAAGGACCTGCAATGTGGTCGCCAAGAGTTCAAAGCGATAGAATGCGTTTTGCAGAAGAATGGAGAATGATGTTGGAGGCAACTCCAAATCTTGATTTTTATCAAGAGATGGTGAAAGGATTGATAATTGAAGACGGAAGAATAAAAGGAATTAGAACTTCACTTGGTGTGGAGATTCGTTCTAAATCTGTGGTTTTAACAAATGGTACTTTTTTGAACGGTTTAATTCATATCGGAGAAAAACAATTCGGAGGAGGAAGAGCAGGTGAAAGTGCTGCAACTGGAATTACGGAAGATTTGATTAAAGCAGGTTTTGAAGCTGGAAGAATGAAAACTGGAACGCCACCTCGAGTAGATGGGCGTTCTTTAGATTATTCTAAAATGAACGAAGAAAAAGGAGATGCAAAGCCAGCGAAGTTTTCTTATTCAGATGTGACCGCTCCATTAACGCATCAGCGTTCTTGTCACATGACTTATACGTCATTGAATGTACATGATATTTTGAGAGAAGGTTTTGATCGTTCTCCAATGTTTAACGGAAGAATCAAAAGTTTAGGTCCGAGATATTGTCCTTCGATTGAAGATAAAATAAATCGTTTTGCAGATAAAGAACGTCATCAATTATTTGTAGAACCAGAAGGATGGAATACATGTGAAGTTTATGTAAACGGATTTTCAACTTCGCTTCCAGAGGATATTCAATTTAAAGCGTTGAGTTCTGTTGCAGGTTTTGAGAAGGTGAAATTTTTTAGACCTGGTTATGCTATTGAATATGATTTCTTTCCACCAACGCAATTAAAACATACTTTGGAAACGAAGTTGGTTGAAGGTTTGTATTTCGCTGGACAAATAAATGGAACAACGGGTTATGAAGAAGCAGCTTCCCAAGGTTTAATGGCTGGAATCAATGCGCATTTAAAAGTGCACGAAAAAGATCCTTTGATTTTAAAACGTGATGAAGCATATATCGGAGTTCTAATTGACGATTTAATTACAAAAGGAACTGAAGAACCATATCGTATGTTTACATCGAGAGCAGAATATAGAACATTGCTGCGTCAAGATAATGCCGATTTCAGATTGACTCCAATGTCATACGAAATTGGTTTAGCTTCTGAAGATCGTTTACGAAGAATGGAGCGAAAGTTAAATGAATCTGAAAAGATGGTTTCGTTCTTCAAAGAGACGAGTGTAAGTGTTGCTGAAACCAATCCAATTTTGGAAGCGAAAGAATCTGCTCCGATTACGCAGGGTGATAAAATGTTTAAAATTTTCTCACGTCCGCAAGTTGAATTGGAGGATATGGTAAAATTTGAGAAAGTTGAAGATTATATTAGAGAGAATGACTTGGATGAAGAAATTGTAGAACAAGCGGTAATTCAAGTAAAATATTCTGGTTATATCGAAAAAGAAAGAAATAATGCTGATAAACTAAATCGTTTAGAAGAAGTAAAGATTCCTGAAAATTTCGATTACAATAAAATTAAATCTATGTCTATTGAAGCAAAACAAAAATTAAGCAAGATTCGTCCTGTAACAATTTCCCAAGCTTCGAGAATTAGCGGTGTATCTCCAAGTGATATTTCTGTACTTTTGATTTATATGGGAAGGTAG
- a CDS encoding SPFH domain-containing protein, producing the protein MGTGLIIFLVLAFFIFMSSFFTVKQQTSVIIERFGKFQSVRNSGLQLKIPLVDRLAGRVNLKIQQLDVIIETKTRDNVFIKMKVSVQFKVIQEKVYEAFYKLEYPHDQITSYVFDVVRAEVPKLKLDDVFERKDDIAVAVKRELNEAMSTYGYDIINTLVTDIDPDIQVKNAMNRINAADREKTAAEFEAESSRIRIVAKAKAEAESKRLQGQGIADQRREIARGLVESVEVLNSVGINSQEASALIVVTQHYDTLQAIGADTNSNLILLPNSPQAGSDMLNNMVASFSASNQVGEMMKKNNKKIEKPKPIQPQSGYEDDIQPDVQQ; encoded by the coding sequence ATGGGTACAGGATTAATTATCTTTTTAGTATTGGCATTCTTCATTTTCATGTCTTCATTTTTTACAGTAAAACAACAAACTTCTGTAATTATCGAACGATTTGGGAAATTTCAGAGTGTTAGAAATTCAGGATTACAACTTAAAATTCCGTTGGTTGATAGATTGGCCGGACGTGTAAATCTTAAGATCCAGCAATTAGATGTTATCATCGAAACCAAAACTAGAGACAACGTTTTCATCAAAATGAAAGTTTCAGTTCAGTTCAAAGTAATTCAGGAAAAAGTATATGAAGCTTTTTATAAACTTGAATATCCACATGATCAAATTACTTCTTACGTTTTTGACGTAGTTCGTGCTGAAGTTCCAAAACTAAAATTGGATGACGTTTTTGAAAGAAAAGATGATATTGCAGTTGCCGTAAAACGTGAATTGAACGAAGCAATGTCTACTTACGGATATGATATCATCAATACTTTGGTTACCGATATTGATCCAGACATTCAGGTAAAAAATGCAATGAACAGAATCAACGCGGCTGATAGAGAAAAAACTGCGGCAGAATTTGAAGCAGAAAGTTCAAGAATTAGAATTGTTGCAAAAGCAAAAGCCGAAGCAGAAAGCAAACGTTTACAAGGTCAAGGTATTGCAGATCAACGCCGTGAAATTGCTAGAGGTCTTGTAGAAAGTGTTGAAGTTCTAAATAGTGTTGGAATTAACTCTCAAGAAGCTTCTGCATTAATTGTAGTTACACAACATTACGATACATTACAAGCAATTGGAGCAGATACAAATTCTAATTTGATTTTATTACCAAATTCTCCACAAGCCGGAAGTGATATGTTGAATAATATGGTCGCTTCATTTTCTGCATCTAACCAAGTTGGAGAAATGATGAAGAAAAACAACAAAAAAATTGAAAAACCAAAACCAATTCAACCTCAATCTGGATATGAAGATGATATTCAACCAGATGTTCAACAATAA
- the gltX gene encoding glutamate--tRNA ligase, which produces MSKQVRVRFAPSPTGPLHIGGVRTALFNYLFAKKHNGVFYLRIEDTDQTRFVPGAEAYIMEALEWLGIAPEETVGKNEKFGPYRQSERKDLYQQYADQLINSGWAYYAFDTPEALDAHRKQHEAEGKTFIYNHHNREKLDTSLVISAEETAKRIANGEHYVIRFKTPVDETLHLKDIIRGDVKFETNLLDDKVLFKSDGMPTYHLANIVDDHLMETSHVIRGEEWLPSMPLHVLLYKAFGWEAPEFAHLPLILKPIGNGKLSKRDGDKMGFPVFPLEWKTEEGVSSGYREKGFFPEAVVNFLALLGWNDGTDKELFTLEELAEAFDLNRVHKAGAKFDPEKNKWFNHQYLVKQNDEDLAKAFTPILQEKGIDISKYNITRIVSLIKERAHFVSEFWDLTDFFFQAPTSYDEKASKNWKEETPALMQELISTLEYIDGFDSANIESVVKDWLTKNEIGMGKVMQPFRLSLVGALKGPHLFDIVEIIGKEETISRIQKAISTL; this is translated from the coding sequence ATGTCAAAGCAAGTTCGCGTGCGTTTTGCACCAAGTCCGACTGGACCATTACATATTGGCGGAGTTCGTACTGCCCTATTTAATTATTTATTTGCAAAAAAACATAACGGTGTTTTTTATCTTCGAATTGAAGATACAGATCAAACCCGTTTTGTTCCAGGTGCAGAGGCTTACATTATGGAAGCTCTTGAATGGTTAGGAATTGCTCCTGAAGAAACTGTAGGGAAAAATGAAAAATTTGGTCCATACAGACAAAGTGAACGTAAAGATTTGTACCAGCAATATGCAGATCAATTAATAAATTCTGGCTGGGCTTATTATGCTTTTGATACTCCTGAAGCTTTGGATGCACATAGAAAACAACACGAAGCTGAAGGAAAAACATTTATTTACAATCATCACAACCGTGAAAAATTAGATACTTCTTTAGTAATTTCTGCAGAAGAAACTGCTAAAAGAATTGCAAATGGAGAGCATTATGTAATCCGTTTTAAAACTCCGGTTGATGAAACTTTACATTTGAAAGATATTATTCGTGGAGATGTTAAGTTTGAAACTAATCTTTTGGATGATAAAGTTTTGTTTAAAAGTGATGGAATGCCAACTTATCATCTAGCGAATATTGTAGATGATCATTTGATGGAAACTTCACATGTTATTCGTGGTGAAGAATGGCTGCCATCTATGCCACTTCACGTTTTGTTATACAAAGCATTTGGTTGGGAAGCTCCAGAATTTGCTCATTTACCTTTGATTTTAAAACCAATTGGAAATGGAAAATTGTCTAAAAGAGATGGTGATAAAATGGGATTCCCTGTATTTCCTTTAGAATGGAAAACTGAAGAAGGAGTTTCATCTGGTTACAGAGAAAAAGGATTTTTCCCAGAAGCGGTTGTTAATTTCCTAGCTTTATTAGGATGGAATGATGGAACTGATAAAGAATTATTTACTCTTGAAGAATTAGCTGAAGCTTTTGACTTAAATCGAGTTCATAAAGCAGGAGCTAAATTTGATCCTGAAAAAAACAAATGGTTCAATCACCAATATTTAGTAAAACAAAATGACGAGGATTTAGCTAAAGCCTTCACTCCTATTTTACAGGAAAAAGGAATTGACATTTCTAAATATAACATTACAAGAATTGTTTCATTAATAAAAGAAAGAGCGCATTTTGTTTCTGAATTTTGGGATCTAACAGATTTCTTTTTCCAAGCTCCAACATCTTACGATGAAAAAGCAAGCAAAAACTGGAAAGAAGAAACTCCAGCTTTAATGCAAGAATTGATTTCTACTCTAGAATATATTGATGGTTTTGATTCAGCAAATATTGAAAGTGTTGTAAAAGATTGGTTAACCAAAAACGAAATTGGAATGGGTAAAGTTATGCAGCCTTTCCGTTTAAGTTTGGTTGGAGCTCTTAAAGGTCCTCACCTATTTGACATTGTTGAAATCATTGGAAAAGAAGAAACTATATCTAGAATTCAGAAAGCGATTTCAACTTTATAA
- a CDS encoding YtxH domain-containing protein: MSNNSNTIAAILAGAAVGAAIGILFAPEKGSKTRAKIKEGIDDAKHNLQDSFEASSEVLREKFTGATKNLDGTLNDLLSNVSHKTEEVITFLESKLADLKAQNAKLQK; encoded by the coding sequence ATGTCAAATAATTCAAATACAATTGCAGCAATTTTAGCTGGTGCTGCAGTAGGCGCAGCGATCGGAATTTTATTTGCTCCAGAAAAAGGATCAAAAACCCGAGCTAAAATTAAAGAAGGAATCGATGATGCAAAACATAATCTGCAGGATTCTTTTGAAGCAAGTTCTGAAGTTCTTCGTGAAAAATTCACAGGTGCAACAAAAAATCTTGACGGAACGTTAAATGATTTACTTTCAAATGTAAGTCATAAGACAGAAGAAGTGATCACTTTTTTAGAATCTAAATTGGCTGATTTAAAAGCACAAAACGCAAAACTTCAGAAATAA
- a CDS encoding DUF6327 family protein, producing MEKKKYSSYAEIERDLEILKLEKDINYQKLVLSFQKTKESITPQNIVSGFVSSYTDYFKNSYPQILQSIIPIVVNWFTNKKRGS from the coding sequence ATGGAAAAGAAAAAATACTCATCTTATGCTGAAATCGAGAGAGATTTGGAAATCTTAAAACTAGAAAAAGATATCAATTATCAGAAATTAGTTTTAAGTTTTCAAAAAACAAAAGAAAGCATAACACCACAAAATATAGTAAGCGGATTTGTTTCATCTTATACAGATTACTTTAAAAATTCTTATCCGCAAATTTTACAATCTATTATTCCAATTGTTGTCAATTGGTTTACCAATAAAAAAAGAGGCAGTTAA
- a CDS encoding competence protein, with product MAFEELKENSEKIQDQTKVYIDSHLAYYKLWGFKVAMKSTTLIFKFTLILLCFSMVLIFGSFAAAYAFGDLLGSNALGFLAVGGIYIFFTILLFFIKDKMVEGPILEKFSEIFFND from the coding sequence ATGGCTTTTGAAGAATTAAAAGAGAACAGCGAAAAAATTCAGGATCAGACTAAAGTTTATATTGACAGTCATTTGGCTTATTATAAACTTTGGGGTTTCAAAGTTGCAATGAAATCAACAACGCTAATTTTTAAATTCACATTGATATTATTGTGTTTTAGCATGGTTCTTATTTTTGGATCTTTTGCAGCAGCGTATGCTTTTGGAGATTTGTTAGGAAGCAACGCACTTGGTTTTTTAGCAGTAGGAGGGATCTATATTTTCTTTACTATTTTACTTTTCTTTATAAAAGATAAAATGGTTGAAGGACCAATTTTAGAGAAGTTTTCAGAAATATTTTTTAATGATTAA
- a CDS encoding class I SAM-dependent methyltransferase, translating to MNVLNKKHLLTVKDHSVSKEIFDLYYDEELDMLITSPQPELENLGKYYESEDYISHTDNKRSLFEKAYHFVKNIALQNKLNLINSEQPKKGKLLDIGAGTGDFLLTAKNNGWETIGVEPSERAKNIAKQKGISFVEEISSLENNSLDVITMWHVLEHVPNLELQIQELKRLLKPTGTLIVAVPNYKSFDADHYQTFWAAYDVPIHFWHFSKKSIQVLFERVDMKLEKILPMKFDSFYVSLLSEKYKTGKMNYIKAFFIGLKSNWKASKTKEFSSHIYVLKNK from the coding sequence ATGAACGTTTTAAACAAAAAACACCTTCTAACTGTAAAAGACCATTCTGTTTCAAAAGAAATTTTTGATTTGTATTACGATGAAGAATTAGATATGCTAATTACTTCTCCACAACCCGAACTTGAAAATTTAGGGAAATACTACGAAAGCGAAGATTATATTTCGCACACAGATAACAAACGTTCATTATTTGAAAAAGCTTATCATTTTGTAAAAAATATTGCACTTCAAAACAAATTGAATTTAATTAATAGTGAACAGCCTAAAAAAGGTAAACTTCTGGATATTGGAGCTGGAACTGGAGATTTTCTTTTAACAGCAAAAAATAACGGCTGGGAAACAATTGGAGTAGAACCAAGCGAGAGGGCAAAAAATATAGCCAAACAAAAAGGGATTTCATTTGTTGAAGAAATCAGTAGTTTAGAAAATAATTCTTTAGACGTAATTACGATGTGGCATGTATTGGAACACGTTCCAAATTTAGAGCTTCAGATTCAAGAATTGAAACGTTTATTAAAACCAACTGGAACATTAATTGTTGCTGTTCCAAACTATAAATCTTTTGATGCAGACCATTATCAGACTTTTTGGGCAGCTTATGACGTGCCGATTCATTTTTGGCATTTTTCAAAAAAATCAATTCAGGTGCTTTTTGAAAGAGTAGACATGAAGTTGGAAAAAATACTTCCTATGAAGTTTGATTCATTTTATGTAAGTCTTTTATCAGAAAAATACAAAACTGGAAAGATGAACTATATCAAAGCATTTTTTATTGGTTTGAAATCAAATTGGAAAGCAAGTAAAACAAAAGAATTCTCATCGCACATTTACGTGCTGAAAAATAAATAA